From the Euphorbia lathyris chromosome 6, ddEupLath1.1, whole genome shotgun sequence genome, one window contains:
- the LOC136234240 gene encoding uncharacterized protein — protein sequence METGEACAVMEVESAPEPNLPPKPKFEPLKAHEMSDGRVQFRKVSVPPHRYSPLKKAWMEIYTPIYEQMKIDVRMNLKARKVELKTRADTPEVSNLQKCADFVHAFMLGFDVIDAMALLRLDELYVESFEIKDVKTLRGEHLSRAIGRLSGKGGKTKFAIENATKTRIVIADTKIHILGSFQNIKVARDSLCSLILGSPAGKVYSKLRQVTARLAERF from the coding sequence ATGGAGACTGGAGAAGCTTGTGCTGTAATGGAAGTTGAATCAGCTCCGGAACCCAATTTGCCACCAAAGCCAAAATTTGAGCCTTTAAAGGCTCATGAGATGTCTGATGGGCGAGTTCAGTTCAGGAAGGTTTCAGTTCCGCCGCATAGGTATTCACCCCTGAAGAAAGCATGGATGGAAATCTACACTCCTATATACGAGCAGATGAAGATTGATGTCCGTATGAATCTCAAGGCTAGAAAGGTTGAATTAAAGACGAGAGCAGATACTCCTGAGGTCAGTAACCTCCAGAAATGTGCGGATTTCGTACATGCTTTCATGTTAGGGTTTGATGTTATAGATGCTATGGCTCTTCTGCGTTTAGATGAGCTATATGTTGAATCTTTTGAAATCAAGGATGTCAAAACCCTTAGAGGTGAGCACTTGTCTCGTGCGATTGGAAGATTGTCTGGTAAAGGCGGAAAAACAAAGTTTGCTATTGAGAATGCTACAAAAACAAGGATTGTGATTGCTGACACCAAGATTCATATACTAGGATCGTTTCAGAACATTAAAGTTGCTAGAGATTCTCTCTGCAGCCTTATTTTAGGCTCCCCTGCTGGAAAGGTATACTCCAAGCTTAGGCAGGTTACTGCCAGACTCGCTGAGAGGTTCTAA